In Marivivens aquimaris, one genomic interval encodes:
- a CDS encoding ABC transporter permease: protein MSVNNAMGVRRFGRVNWLGLWTLMQREVLRFMNVWSQTIMAPLINAGLFLLIFTIAIGSQRGDVMGVPFMHFLAPGILTMTVIQNAFANSSSSLTSAKVQGNIVDTLMPPLNAGELVAGYIAGAVARGLLVAVVIAIGVWLALGVGMQHPLWVFVFVILGAVFMGSLGLIAAIFANKFDQLAAISNFIVTPLSFLSGTFYSIDALPPVLNKLSHVNPFFYIIDGVRYGMIGVSDGSPWRGLWVALLACALVISICWYWFNKGYRLKA from the coding sequence ATGTCCGTGAACAACGCAATGGGAGTTCGTCGGTTCGGCCGCGTGAATTGGCTGGGGCTGTGGACGCTCATGCAGCGCGAGGTTTTGCGTTTCATGAACGTCTGGTCGCAGACGATCATGGCGCCGCTGATCAACGCCGGACTGTTCCTTCTCATCTTTACTATCGCGATCGGATCGCAGCGCGGCGATGTCATGGGCGTGCCGTTCATGCACTTCCTCGCGCCTGGTATCCTGACCATGACGGTCATCCAGAACGCCTTTGCCAATTCGTCGTCCTCGCTGACCTCGGCCAAAGTGCAGGGCAACATCGTCGACACGTTGATGCCCCCGCTGAACGCAGGCGAACTTGTCGCCGGTTACATCGCAGGCGCCGTCGCGCGCGGCCTGCTGGTCGCCGTCGTCATCGCCATCGGTGTCTGGCTTGCGCTGGGCGTCGGAATGCAGCACCCGCTTTGGGTTTTCGTCTTTGTCATCTTGGGCGCGGTGTTCATGGGCTCCCTCGGCCTCATCGCCGCGATCTTCGCCAACAAATTCGACCAGCTTGCCGCGATTTCGAACTTCATCGTGACGCCGTTGTCGTTTCTGTCGGGCACATTCTATTCGATCGACGCACTGCCGCCCGTGCTGAACAAACTCAGCCACGTGAACCCGTTCTTCTACATCATCGACGGCGTCCGCTACGGCATGATCGGCGTGTCTGACGGCTCCCCGTGGCGCGGCCTCTGGGTTGCACTGCTGGCTTGTGCGCTGGTCATCAGCATCTGCTGGTACTGGTTCAACAAGGGCTACCGCCTCAAAGCCTGA